A single genomic interval of Helicoverpa zea isolate HzStark_Cry1AcR chromosome 19, ilHelZeax1.1, whole genome shotgun sequence harbors:
- the LOC124639328 gene encoding uncharacterized protein CG3556 isoform X1, whose protein sequence is MGQQYLITFCALIFVTAGYCQTETEPPTTVTTKAPTTTTAVTSTTTAWEETLNEGQAIQKALQYLLQHRQPDWGWGNDTHHVMLTLQLANNTGKEIEQQGLEMQLSAKQMEIEILLMMSKHHESPPPLGRLAAYTLALGALCKDPRSFHGRDLVAALLHREPPHDLEFAYATLAACSSAAHVRRRHIRRLLDIANAASDHSLDTISMVILALRCVVQDHRHRSLIHFVRRPMAGLARQQHSDGSFGTLTTTALAIQALEDSESGPGAHQHWSFPAARKWLVARQRADGGWGGVADTAAAVAALTPASLAAVRPPHCSDKLLDNRHEPLDSNGGDGTLKLAYQSGSTSNDSEARNVSFTYTLWVGTNVTENYTLHMVAPRNVSFFHVMQIAAEMHPKFKFEASEWPNGHYVHTIAGHKEEPMGYHYWLLYRLPEIPDPASPPGNQLVAPVGVDDLLVEDGEHYLFWYKKL, encoded by the exons ATGGGCCAGCAATACTTAATAACTTTTTGTGCTCTGATCTTCGTCACTGCGGGCTACTGTCAGACTG AAACGGAGCCACCAACAACGGTAACAACAAAGGCTCCAACAACAACAACGGCCGTCACCTCAACAACAACAGCCTGGGAGGAGACGCTGAACGAGGGCCAGGCCATCCAAAAGGCGCTGCAGTACCTGCTGCAGCACCGCCAGCCCGACTGGGGCTGGGGCAACGACACGCATCACGTCATGCTGACCCTGCAG TTGGCCAACAACACGGGCAAGGAGATCGAGCAGCAAGGCCTGGAGATGCAGCTGTCTGCCAAACAGATGGAGATAGAGATACTGCTCATGATGTCCAA ACACCACGAGTCTCCTCCCCCCCTGGGACGCCTGGCCGCGTACACGCTCGCCCTCGGCGCTCTCTGCAAGGACCCTCGCTCCTTCCATGGGCGCGACCTGGTGGCTGCACTCCTGCACCGGGAACCCCCTCATGACCTGGAGTTCGCGTACGCAACCCTGGCTGCCTGCTCCTCGGCTGCTCATGTTAGACGTCGCCATATTAGGAGACTGCTGGATATTGCTAATGCTGCCTCTGATCATAGTCTTG ACACGATCTCGATGGTGATCCTGGCCCTGCGCTGCGTGGTGCAGGACCACCGGCACCGCAGCCTCATCCACTTCGTACGCCGCCCCATGGCGGGGCTCGCGCGTCAGCAGCACTCCGACGGCAGCTTCGGCACGCTCACCACCACTGCGCTGGCTATACAG GCTCTAGAAGACTCAGAGTCAGGTCCCGGCGCGCACCAGCACTGGAGCTTCCCCGCGGCTCGCAAGTGGCTCGTGGCTCGGCAGCGCGCCGACGGGGGCTGGGGCGGAGTGGCTGACACCGCGGCCGCGGTGGCTGCCCTCACACCGGCCTCGTTGGCTGCCGTCAGACCCCCTCACTGCTCCGATAAACTGCTTGATAACCGACATGAGCCTTTAG ACAGCAACGGCGGCGACGGCACCCTGAAGCTAGCCTACCAGTCCGGCAGCACCAGCAACGACTCGGAGGCACGTAACGTGTCCTTCACGTACACGCTGTGGGTCGGTACCAACGTCACCGAGAACTACACGCTGCACATGGTCGCTCCGAG GAACGTATCATTCTTCCACGTGATGCAAATCGCAGCGGAAATGCACCCTAAGTTCAAGTTCGAGGCTAGCGAGTGGCCCAACGGTCACTACGTGCACACCATCGCTGGGCACAAGGAAGAGCCCATGGGCTACCACTACTGGCTGCTGTACCGTCTGCCCGAGATCCCCGACCCTGCCAGCCCGCCCGGCAACCAGCTCGTCGCGCCCGTCG GTGTGGACGACTTACTAGTGGAAGACGGGGAGCATTACCTGTTTTGGTACAAGAAGCTGTAA
- the LOC124639328 gene encoding uncharacterized protein CG3556 isoform X2: MLTLQLANNTGKEIEQQGLEMQLSAKQMEIEILLMMSKHHESPPPLGRLAAYTLALGALCKDPRSFHGRDLVAALLHREPPHDLEFAYATLAACSSAAHVRRRHIRRLLDIANAASDHSLDTISMVILALRCVVQDHRHRSLIHFVRRPMAGLARQQHSDGSFGTLTTTALAIQALEDSESGPGAHQHWSFPAARKWLVARQRADGGWGGVADTAAAVAALTPASLAAVRPPHCSDKLLDNRHEPLDSNGGDGTLKLAYQSGSTSNDSEARNVSFTYTLWVGTNVTENYTLHMVAPRNVSFFHVMQIAAEMHPKFKFEASEWPNGHYVHTIAGHKEEPMGYHYWLLYRLPEIPDPASPPGNQLVAPVGVDDLLVEDGEHYLFWYKKL; encoded by the exons ATGCTGACCCTGCAG TTGGCCAACAACACGGGCAAGGAGATCGAGCAGCAAGGCCTGGAGATGCAGCTGTCTGCCAAACAGATGGAGATAGAGATACTGCTCATGATGTCCAA ACACCACGAGTCTCCTCCCCCCCTGGGACGCCTGGCCGCGTACACGCTCGCCCTCGGCGCTCTCTGCAAGGACCCTCGCTCCTTCCATGGGCGCGACCTGGTGGCTGCACTCCTGCACCGGGAACCCCCTCATGACCTGGAGTTCGCGTACGCAACCCTGGCTGCCTGCTCCTCGGCTGCTCATGTTAGACGTCGCCATATTAGGAGACTGCTGGATATTGCTAATGCTGCCTCTGATCATAGTCTTG ACACGATCTCGATGGTGATCCTGGCCCTGCGCTGCGTGGTGCAGGACCACCGGCACCGCAGCCTCATCCACTTCGTACGCCGCCCCATGGCGGGGCTCGCGCGTCAGCAGCACTCCGACGGCAGCTTCGGCACGCTCACCACCACTGCGCTGGCTATACAG GCTCTAGAAGACTCAGAGTCAGGTCCCGGCGCGCACCAGCACTGGAGCTTCCCCGCGGCTCGCAAGTGGCTCGTGGCTCGGCAGCGCGCCGACGGGGGCTGGGGCGGAGTGGCTGACACCGCGGCCGCGGTGGCTGCCCTCACACCGGCCTCGTTGGCTGCCGTCAGACCCCCTCACTGCTCCGATAAACTGCTTGATAACCGACATGAGCCTTTAG ACAGCAACGGCGGCGACGGCACCCTGAAGCTAGCCTACCAGTCCGGCAGCACCAGCAACGACTCGGAGGCACGTAACGTGTCCTTCACGTACACGCTGTGGGTCGGTACCAACGTCACCGAGAACTACACGCTGCACATGGTCGCTCCGAG GAACGTATCATTCTTCCACGTGATGCAAATCGCAGCGGAAATGCACCCTAAGTTCAAGTTCGAGGCTAGCGAGTGGCCCAACGGTCACTACGTGCACACCATCGCTGGGCACAAGGAAGAGCCCATGGGCTACCACTACTGGCTGCTGTACCGTCTGCCCGAGATCCCCGACCCTGCCAGCCCGCCCGGCAACCAGCTCGTCGCGCCCGTCG GTGTGGACGACTTACTAGTGGAAGACGGGGAGCATTACCTGTTTTGGTACAAGAAGCTGTAA